One window of Novosphingobium sp. P6W genomic DNA carries:
- the rplA gene encoding 50S ribosomal protein L1, whose amino-acid sequence MKTTKKQKSLGETLGDNMKLYAVGEALQALRDLKTTKFDETIEVALNLGVDPRHADQMVRGMVSLPAGTGKEVRVAVFAKGDKAAEALAAGADKVGAEDLMEDMQAGNLNYDRVIATPDMMGVVGRLGKLLGPKGLMPNPKLGTVTPNVTQAVKDAKGGQIEFRVEKQGIIHAGIGKMSFSDEDLTKNFSAFVDAIVKAKPSGAKGKYLRKISMSSSMGPGLKIDTTEVTGA is encoded by the coding sequence ATGAAGACCACCAAGAAGCAGAAGTCCCTGGGCGAAACGCTGGGCGACAACATGAAGCTCTACGCCGTCGGCGAAGCGCTGCAGGCCCTGCGTGACCTCAAGACCACCAAGTTCGACGAGACGATCGAAGTCGCGCTGAACCTGGGCGTCGATCCGCGCCACGCCGACCAGATGGTCCGAGGCATGGTTTCGCTTCCCGCCGGTACCGGCAAGGAAGTTCGCGTTGCCGTGTTCGCCAAGGGCGACAAGGCTGCCGAGGCTCTGGCCGCTGGTGCCGACAAGGTTGGCGCTGAAGACCTCATGGAAGACATGCAGGCCGGCAACCTCAACTACGACCGCGTCATTGCCACCCCGGACATGATGGGCGTCGTGGGTCGTCTCGGTAAGCTGCTGGGCCCCAAGGGCCTGATGCCGAACCCGAAGCTGGGCACCGTCACCCCGAACGTGACGCAGGCCGTGAAGGACGCCAAGGGCGGCCAGATCGAGTTCCGCGTCGAGAAGCAGGGCATCATCCACGCCGGTATCGGCAAGATGTCGTTCTCGGACGAAGACCTGACGAAGAACTTCTCGGCATTCGTCGACGCGATCGTCAAGGCCAAGCCGTCGGGCGCCAAGGGCAAGTACCTGCGCAAGATCTCGATGTCGTCGTCGATGGGCCCCGGCCTGAAGATCGACACCACCGAGGTTACCGGCGCCTGA
- a CDS encoding TauD/TfdA family dioxygenase, with protein sequence MAIRFEDIKEFIGSRVLWDDRADLFTPEAAKLIRAKVEERTVLVFPQVNLTDAEQLAITNAMGEKIRLTARNNVQSNDGDVYQVTLDEKINPQPEYVLGTFFWHMDGITVDMPPPFATLLSCRIAPDKGGETEFASTYAAYEGLPDEEKEALEGLKAVHSVRASLSPIADAIPEKHRERVLSIGLVKEHPLVWTHESGRKSMVVGTTADHIVGMEVPAGRAMLIRLQEWAAQPAFSLRHKWTQGDFVIWDNTGAMHRAIPYDKSTGRMMHRTSIAGTEAVAA encoded by the coding sequence ATGGCTATTCGTTTCGAAGACATCAAGGAATTCATCGGCTCGCGCGTGCTCTGGGATGACCGCGCCGACCTGTTCACGCCCGAGGCCGCGAAGCTGATTCGCGCCAAGGTGGAGGAGCGCACCGTGCTCGTCTTCCCGCAGGTGAACCTGACTGATGCCGAACAGCTCGCCATCACTAATGCGATGGGCGAAAAAATCCGCCTGACCGCGCGCAACAACGTCCAGAGCAACGACGGCGACGTCTACCAGGTTACCCTCGACGAGAAGATCAACCCGCAGCCGGAATACGTGCTGGGGACCTTCTTCTGGCACATGGATGGCATCACCGTGGACATGCCGCCGCCGTTCGCCACGCTGCTTTCCTGTCGCATCGCGCCGGACAAGGGCGGCGAAACCGAATTCGCCAGCACGTATGCGGCATACGAGGGCCTGCCTGACGAGGAGAAGGAAGCGCTCGAGGGCCTAAAGGCCGTCCATTCGGTGCGCGCCAGCCTCTCGCCGATCGCTGACGCCATTCCCGAAAAGCACCGTGAGCGAGTGCTTAGCATCGGTCTCGTCAAGGAACATCCGCTGGTCTGGACGCACGAATCCGGACGCAAGTCGATGGTCGTGGGCACCACTGCCGATCACATTGTCGGGATGGAGGTGCCGGCCGGGCGCGCGATGCTTATCCGATTGCAGGAATGGGCGGCGCAGCCCGCGTTCTCGCTGCGGCACAAATGGACCCAGGGGGACTTCGTGATCTGGGACAACACCGGCGCGATGCACCGTGCAATCCCTTACGACAAGTCGACAGGCCGCATGATGCACCGCACGTCGATTGCCGGGACGGAAGCTGTCGCCGCCTGA
- the rplK gene encoding 50S ribosomal protein L11: MAKKITGYIKLQVPAGKANPSPPIGPALGQRGVNIMEFCKAFNAATQELENGMPIPTIITVYADRSFTFITKTPPATFLIKKAAGLKSGSKEPGKVSAGTIKMSQLSEIAQVKMADLNANDIDAATKIIAGSARAMGLQVVEG; the protein is encoded by the coding sequence ATGGCCAAGAAGATTACAGGTTACATCAAGCTGCAGGTTCCGGCCGGCAAGGCCAACCCGTCGCCGCCGATCGGTCCGGCGCTGGGTCAGCGCGGCGTGAACATCATGGAATTCTGCAAGGCGTTCAACGCCGCCACGCAGGAACTCGAGAACGGCATGCCGATCCCGACCATCATCACCGTCTACGCGGATCGCAGCTTCACCTTCATCACGAAGACGCCGCCCGCCACGTTCCTGATTAAGAAGGCCGCCGGCCTGAAGTCGGGTTCGAAGGAGCCGGGCAAGGTGTCTGCCGGAACGATCAAGATGTCGCAGCTATCCGAGATCGCTCAGGTCAAGATGGCTGACCTCAATGCCAACGACATTGACGCGGCAACGAAGATCATTGCAGGCTCCGCTCGCGCGATGGGCCTCCAGGTTGTGGAGGGCTAA